CGATTGGGTGTGAATCGCACGAAGAGTTGGGGTATAGAGCCGAGATATCGTGCGATTAGGTGTTAAACGCACGAAGAGTTAAGGGTTAGAGCTGAGATATCGTGCGATTAGGTATGAAACGCACGATATATCCCAACTTAAAACTAAAAAAGCATAACAACTTATCATTTTTTAGACTTCCTTCGCTTGAGGAGTCTTAATTATGAAATCATAAGTTGTTATGCATCAATGGTTGTTAATGTATTTCTCTTTTTTTGAAGCGTCCACCTTTAACTTCGCTCACATCACCAATAGATAAGAATGCTGAATTATCTATTTCTGTTACGATGTCTTTCAGTTTTGATTCTTCTAGTCTCGTAATCACACAGAATACGACTTTTTTATCTTCGCCTGTATATGCGCCTTCACCATTTAAGTATGTCACGCCTCTACCTAATCGATCGTTGATAGCTTCGCCAATATCTCTATATGTATCGCTAATAATCCATACAGCTTTTGATTCATCAAAGCCTTGCACGGTTACGTCTATTGTTTTTGCAGCGATAAAATAGGCAATAACTGAGAACATTGCTGATTCCCAATTAAACACAAATCCAGCTGCAGTAAAAATGAAGAAGTTAATCAACATCACAATTTCTCCAACTGAAAACGGTGCTTTACTACTAATGAGTATGGCACTAATTTCAGATCCGTCTAATGATCCACCATACCGGATAACG
The Mammaliicoccus sp. Dog046 genome window above contains:
- a CDS encoding YitT family protein — its product is MEQAQVIKKGHRKLSKGEILKRLIFITVGSVLMGIGLELFLVPNNLLDGGIVGIAIILSHLTNLKLGIFIFLLNIPFFFLGYKQIGKTFTISTIYAITVLSITTAYLHHFEPFIKETFLVTIFGGAIIGLGVGLVIRYGGSLDGSEISAILISSKAPFSVGEIVMLINFFIFTAAGFVFNWESAMFSVIAYFIAAKTIDVTVQGFDESKAVWIISDTYRDIGEAINDRLGRGVTYLNGEGAYTGEDKKVVFCVITRLEESKLKDIVTEIDNSAFLSIGDVSEVKGGRFKKREIH